From a region of the Mercurialis annua linkage group LG1-X, ddMerAnnu1.2, whole genome shotgun sequence genome:
- the LOC126668189 gene encoding uncharacterized protein LOC126668189, whose protein sequence is METSEVIDEEPPEMRLYSQAHRKKDGSWIDPEAGDKYEQMEAIRSKALEEGVAIDGRKILQKVLDIPKSGYARGLGYGAKRITAKESEFEARLQAEKFETEKQVKELNDQIQNQQVKIDNISQSYSKLKHLVQQMLNAKDDEEISIDGDETCIDGCEKSLDDEPSNDCK, encoded by the exons ATG GAAACATCTGAAGTCATTGATGAAGAGCCACCTGAAATGAGGCTCTACAGTCAAGCACACCGTAAAAAAGACGGCTCATGGATTGACCCAGAAGCTGGAGATAAATAC gaacAAATGGAAGCTATTCGCTCAAAAGCACTCGAGGAAGGCGTTGCAATTGATGGGAGGAAAATTCTACAAAAGGTTTTGGATATACCGAAGTCTGGTTATGCTCGTGGACTCGGATATGGAGCCAAACGGATAACAGCTAAAGAATCAGAGTTTGAAGCTCGTTTACAAGCAGAGAAGTTTGAGACTGAAAAGCAAGTTAAAGAACTAAAtgaccaaattcaaaatcaacaggTGAAAATTGATAACATTTCTCAATCATATAGCAAACTCAAGCATCTTGTTCAACAAATGTTGAATGCAAAAGATGATGAAGAAATATCTATTGATGGCGACGAAACATGTATCGATGGCTGTGAAAAATCTCTTGATGACGAACCATCTAATGATTG caaATAG
- the LOC126681252 gene encoding cytochrome c biogenesis protein CcsA-like — protein MIFSTLEHILTHISFSVVSLVITIHLITLVVDEFVELYDSSEKGMITSFFCITGLLVTRWIFLGHLPLSDLYESLIFLSWAFSIIHMIPYFKKHKNYLSAITAPSTFLTQGFATSGLLINTHQSKILVPALQSQWLMMHVNMMILGYAALLCGSLLSVAFLVITFGKIIRILDIDKTNNLLNDSFSFSEIQYMAERESPLRNISFLSSKNYYRFQLIQQLDDWGSRIISIGFIFLTIDILSGAVWDNEAWGSCWNWDPKETWAFITWTIFAIYLHTRTNKNLEGLNSAIVAAMGFLIIWICYFGVNLLGIGLHSYGSFTLTINI, from the coding sequence atgatattttcaACTTTAGAACATATATTAACTCATATATCTTTTTCAGTCGTGTCACTTGTAATTACAATTCATTTGATAACTTTAGTAGTTGATGAATTCGTCGAATTATATGATTCGTCAGAAAAAGGCATGATAACTTCTTTTTTCTGTATAACAGGATTATTAGTTACTCGCTGGATTTTTTTGGGCCATTTACCATTAAGTGATTTATATGAATCATTAATCTTTCTTTCATGGGCTTTTTCCATTATTCATATGATTccgtattttaaaaaacataaaaattatttaagcgCAATAACCGCGCCAAGCACATTTTTAACCCAAGGGTTTGCTACTTCAGGTCTTTTAATTAACACGCATCAATCCAAAATATTAGTGCCCGCTCTTCAATCCCAGTGGTTAATGATGCACGTAAATATGATGATACTGGGCTATGCAGCTCTTTTGTGTGGATCATTATTATCAGTAGCATTTCTAGTAATCACATTTGGAAAAATCATAAGAATCCTTGATATTGATAAaaccaataatttattaaatgattCATTTTCCTTTAGTGAGATACAATATATGGCGGAAAGGGAGAGTCCTTTAAGAaatatttcttttctttcttctaaGAATTATTACAGATTTCAATTgattcaacaattagatgattggGGTTCTCGTATTATAAGTATAGGGTTTATCTTTTTAACCATAGATATTCTTTCAGGAGCAGTCTGGGATAATGAAGCATGGGGGTCATGTTGGAATTGGGATCCCAAGGAAACTTGGGCATTTATTACGTGGACCATATTTGCAATTTATTTGCATACCcgaacaaataaaaatttggaGGGTTTAAATTCCGCAATTGTCGCTGCTATGGGTTTTCTTATAATTTGGATATGCTATTTTGGAGTTAATTTATTAGGAATAGGCCTGCATAGTTATGGTTCGTTTACattaacaattaatatataa
- the LOC126664384 gene encoding NAD(P)H-quinone oxidoreductase subunit 5, chloroplastic-like, whose protein sequence is MLIGAGLLLFPAATKTIRRMWAFPSLFLLSIVMVFSSGLFIHQTNSNFIYQYIWSWTINNDFCLEFGHLIDPLTSILSVLITTVGIMVLFYSDNYMSYDQGYLRFFAYMSFFNTSMLGSVTSSNLIQIYIFWELVGMCSYLLIGFWFTRPIASNACQKAFVTNRVGDFGLLLGILGIYWITGSFEFRDLFKILNNLIDNNQVNFLFVILCAFLLFSGAIAKSAQFPLHVWLPDAMEGPTPISALIHAATMVAAGIFLVARLFPLFVVIPYIMNLIALIGIITVFLGATLALAQKDIKRSLAYSTMSQLGYMMLALGMGSYRVALFHLITHAYSKALLFLGSGSIIHSKEVIVGYSPDKSQNMVLMGGLTKHIPITKTVFFRNAFSLWCSTLRLFLVQR, encoded by the coding sequence ATGTTAATAGGAGCAGGACTCCTACTTTTTCCGGCAGCAACAAAAACAATTCGTCGTATGTGGGCTTTTCCAAGCCTTTTCTTGTTAAGTATAGTCATGGTTTTTTCAAGCGGCTTGTTTATTCACCAAACAAATAgcaattttatttatcaatatatttgGTCGTGGACTATCAATAATGATTTTTGTTTAGAATTCGGACACTTGATTGACCCACTTACTTCTATTTTGTCAGTATTAATTACTACAGTTGGAATTATGGTtcttttttatagtgacaatTATATGTCTTATGATCAAGGATATTTGCGATTTTTTGCTTATATGAGTTTTTTCAATACCTCAATGTTGGGATCAGTTACTAGTTCTAATTTgatacaaatttatattttttgggaGTTGGTTGGAATGTGTTCTTATCTATTAATAGGTTTTTGGTTTACACGACCTATTGCATCGAATGCTTGTCAAAAAGCATTTGTAACTAATCGTGTAGGGGATTTTGGGCTATTATTGGGAATTTTAGGCATTTATTGGATAACAGGCAGTTTTGAATTTCGGGATTTGTTCAAAATATTGAATAATTTGATTGATAATAATcaggttaattttttatttgttattttgtgTGCCTTTCTACTATTTTCTGGCGCAATTGCTAAATCAGCGCAATTTCCTCTTCATGTATGGTTACCGGATGCCATGGAGGGTCCTACTCCTATTTCGGCTCTAATACATGCTGCTACTATGGTAGCGGCAGGAATTTTTCTTGTAGCTCGACTTTTTCCTCTTTTTGTAGTCATACCTTACATAATGAATCTAATAGCTTTGATAGGTATAATAACGGTCTTTTTGGGAGCTACTTTAGCTCTGGCTCAAAAAGATATTAAGAGAAGTTTAGCCTATTCTACAATGTCTCAATTAGGTTATATGATGTTAGCCCTAGGTATGGGATCTTACCGAGTCgctttatttcatttgattacTCATGCATATTCAAAAGCATTGTTGTTTTTAGGATCTGGATCCATTATTCATTCAAAGGAAGTTATTGTTGGTTATTCTCCAGATAAGAGCCAAAATATGGTTCTTATGGGTGGTTTAACAAAACATATTCCAATTacaaaaactgttttttttagGAACGCTTTCTCTTTGTGGTGTTCCACCCTTCGCTTGTTTTTGGTCCAAAGATGA